In Candidatus Afararchaeum irisae, the sequence AGTAACCATAGACCAACCATTCTCAAATATGAATATGAATATGAATATGAACAACAGACTCGGAAGAAGGGAGTTCCTCTACTCCGTCGCAGGTGCGGGTCTCATCTCACTGTCGGGATGCACTCAACTTGGGGGAGGCGGAGGAGACCAGATCCCCACTCCGGAGGCACAGGAGGGTGCGACGGGCGTCTCGATAGATGACCTCCCCGACCTGAGCGGAGAGCTAACCGTCTACCTCGGAAGGGGCGAGGGAGGTCTCTACACCGACATAGTCGACTACCTCCAGAACGAACGGTACCCCGACCTCAGACTCGATGTCAGACGTGACTCGTCTTCGAGCCTCGCCAACACTATAATCGAGGAGGCAGAGGCGGACGAAACTCCAGCCGACGTCTTCTGGTCGATAGACGCGGGGGCACTCGGAGCGGTTGCTGACGCGGGTCTTACCTCGCCCCTCCCCGACGAAGTACTCGATAACGTCAACTCGGCTTTCAAGGACTCCGAGGGAAGATGGGTCGGAATATCGGGGCGCGCACGGACTATACCCTTCAACACAGACACATTCGAGAGGTCGGAGATACCCGACGACATACTCGCCTTCCCCGACGACGAGAGGTTCGAGGACGCGATGACGTGGGCACCCTCGTACGGAGCCTTCCAGTCTTTCGTGACAGCGATGCGTATAATACACGGAGAGGACGAGACACGTGACTGGCTCCAGGGGATGTTAGACGCCGGAGTCACAGAACAGAAGGGCGAGTTCCTCGTGACGAACGCAGTAGCTAACGGAGAGGCGAAGGCTGGCTTTGCGAACCACTACTACGCACAGCGTCTCAAGGAGGCGAAACCCGATGCTCCGCTCGGGACTGCGTTCACGAGAGGCGACGCGGGTGCTCTGATAAACTGCTCGGGCGCGTCGGTTATAGAGACGAGCGACTCGAAGGATCTCGCGGCTAACTTCATACGCCATTTCCTCTCTGTCGAGCTACAGAGCTTCCTCGCCGAGAGGGGCTACGAGTATCCGCTCGTACCCGGCGTCGATCCCGCACAGGGTCTCCCCACTATAGACGAACTCGATCCACCCGAGTTCGACCTCACGCGTCTCTCGGAGGTACAGCCG encodes:
- a CDS encoding extracellular solute-binding protein encodes the protein MNNRLGRREFLYSVAGAGLISLSGCTQLGGGGGDQIPTPEAQEGATGVSIDDLPDLSGELTVYLGRGEGGLYTDIVDYLQNERYPDLRLDVRRDSSSSLANTIIEEAEADETPADVFWSIDAGALGAVADAGLTSPLPDEVLDNVNSAFKDSEGRWVGISGRARTIPFNTDTFERSEIPDDILAFPDDERFEDAMTWAPSYGAFQSFVTAMRIIHGEDETRDWLQGMLDAGVTEQKGEFLVTNAVANGEAKAGFANHYYAQRLKEAKPDAPLGTAFTRGDAGALINCSGASVIETSDSKDLAANFIRHFLSVELQSFLAERGYEYPLVPGVDPAQGLPTIDELDPPEFDLTRLSEVQPTLELMRDVGVL